In a single window of the Pieris rapae chromosome 9, ilPieRapa1.1, whole genome shotgun sequence genome:
- the LOC110997764 gene encoding valine--tRNA ligase, mitochondrial 1 yields MIFSYHARNLTLLKRFRSNTSRILPKEALPCTAYKPEVTEKDKYKRWELSKLHHAKLNDQPLFSMVLPPPNVTGKLHLGHALSCTIQDVIARQKRSQGYNVMWLPGTDHAGIATQRVVEKYLKTQNIDRHLLGKEEFTKEVWKWKEKHGNTISNQLRMLGCSLDWSREIFTMDENHSHAVTTAFLNLFHKGLIYRNKGLVNWCNALKSTVSDIEVENIGITKVTERFLPGYDKPVKFGLLYNFAYKIVDSTEEIVVSTTMPETMLGDTAVAVHPEDSRYKHLHGKLIHHPFREKPIPIILNSFVDMSFGTGAVKITPAHSKVDFEIAKQNNLPLLQVIDENGCMENAGKFNGLKKYDCREILVEHLKDLGLLKSVTSHQMSLPICSRTGDVIEYLPKEQWFLSCALLNERAAQVVEEGLLKIEPDHFTKQWQHWTNDCRDWCISRQLWWGHQIPAYKCSIDKNFVWIAATNETTAKVEASKFLRSVPENILVEQDTDVLDTWFSSGIYPFSSLGWPETKSQDYKKFYPLHQLVTGHDILGFWVHRMVMLGLELTDELPFKNVLLHGIICDSKGAKMSKSKGNVINPIDVISGISMDGLKDNSVQMFKEGILSKDELNKALAYHKANFSSTNGIPECGVDALRFTLMSQDVKSHFVNFDVHQCNANKLFCNKIWQGVKYTQLSFAKLKKISLDLQREDLTYFDQWILSRLSEMVDRVNVAMENFEFHIATKALKTFIYHEFCDIYLEATKPGFDDSNPKIAFAHAHTLSAVLNTSLRSLSPFMIYLTDEIIPKIPDFEKNIIVNFNDINNDFFELPVSSGFKCFRNTSLENRVKIFLHTISLIREIKGFYGISNKERPSVVIKTTDITLKDDVHSNLLVALNLTRCSEISFDELKNKKYVNSILNETTDIFVEIPGEHADSIILEAKTKLQNKIKKIEENLLKLESKLTSNHYINKVPERIQIEDNKKIEMKKEELRRLQRLM; encoded by the exons ATGATTTTTAGTTATCATGCGCGAAATTTAACTCTTCTAAAGAGATTTAGATCCAATACTTCAAGAATTCTTCCGAAAGAAGCTTTGCCGTGTACAGCGTACAAACCAGAAGTTActgaaaaagataaatataagcGATGGGAGTTATCGAAACTACATCACGCTAAATTAAATGATCAGCCACTATTCAGTATGGTGTTACCTCCCCCAAATGTAACCGGAAAGTTGCATTTAG gACATGCACTATCATGTACAATACAAGATGTTATTGCTCGTCAGAAAAGGTCTCAAGGATATAATGTTATGTGGTTACCAGGGACTGATCATGCTGGCATAGcaacacag agAGTAgttgagaaatatttaaaaacccaAAACATTGACCGTCATTTATTGGGCAAAGAAGAGTTTACAAAAGAGGTATGGAAATGGAAAGAGAAACATGGCAATACAATTTCTAATCAGCTTAGAATGCTTGGGTGTTCATTAGACTGGTCTAGAGAAATATTCACAATGGATGAAAACCATTCTCATGCAGTTACTACTGCTTTTCTAAATCTATTCCACAAAGGTTTAATATATAGGAACAAAGGTCTTGTTAATTGGTGTAATGCATTGAAGTCAACAGTATCTGACATAGAAGTTGAAAATATTGGTATAACTAAGGTGACAGAAAGATTTTTGCCAGGATATGATAAGCCAGTAAAATTTGGCCTCCTTTATAATTTTGCATATAAGATTGTTGATAGTACTGAAGAAATTGTTGTTTCTACCACTATGCCAGAGACAATGCTAGGAGATACGGCTGTGGCTGTGCATCCTGAAGATTCTAG atatAAGCACCTTCATGGTAAACTAATTCATCACCCCTTTAGAGAAAAACCAAttccaataattttaaatagttttgtagATATGTCTTTTGGGACTGGAGCAGTTAAAATTACTCCTGCTCATAGTAAAGTTGATTTTGAAAtcgcaaaacaaaataatttacctcTATTGCAAGTAATTGATGAAAATGGTTGTATGGAAAATGCAGGAAAATTTAAtggcttaaaaaaatatgattgtaGAGAAATTCTTGTGGAACATCTTAAAGATTTAGGGCTTCTTAAATCAGTGACTTCTCATCAAATGTCATTACCTATTTGTAGCCGTACAGGTGATGTTATTGAATATTTGCCAAAGGAACAATGGTTTTTATCTTGtgcattattaaatgaaagagCTGCCCAAGTAGTGGAAGAAGGTCTCTTAAAGATTGAACCGGATCATTTTACTAAACAATGGCAACATTGGACAAATGACTGTAGAGATTGGTGTATATCAAGACAACTATGGTGGGGACATCAGATACCAGCTTATAAATGTAGTAtagataaaaactttgtttggaTAGCTGCTACTAATGAAACAACTGCTAAGGTTGAAGCATCAAAATTCCTTAGATCTGTGccagaaaatatattagttgAACAAGACACTGATGTTCTCGATACTTGGTTTTCTTCTGGCATCTATCCATTTTCATCTTTAGGATGGCCCGAAACAAAGAGTCaagattacaaaaaattctaCCCTTTACACCAGTTGGTGACCGGACATGATATTCTGGGTTTCTGGGTACATAGAATGGTGATGTTAGGTTTAGAATTAACTGATGAATtaccatttaaaaatgtattactaCATGGAATAATTTGTGACAGTAAAGGTGCCAAAATGTCCAAAAGTAAAGGAAATGTTATAAATCCAATAGATGTTATCAGTGGAATATCAATGGATGGTTTAAAAGATAACTCGGttcaaatgtttaaagaaGGCATACTTAGTAAAGATGAATTAAACAAAGCTCTGGCTTATCACAAAGCAAATTTTTCTAGTACTAATGGTATTCCTGAATGTGGTGTTGATGCATTACGATTTACGTTGATGTCTCAAGATGTGAAATCACATTTTGTCAACTTTGATGTCCATCAATGTAATGCAAACAAATTATTCTGCAACAAAATCTGGCAGGGTGTTAAATATACACAGTTATCCTTTGCAAAgctgaaaaaaataagtttagacTTACAACGAGaagatttaacatattttgatcAGTGGATTTTGAGCAGATTGTCTGAAATGGTGGACAGGGTAAATGTTGCAatggaaaattttgaattCCATATAGCCACAAAGGcattgaaaacatttatttaccatGAATTTTGCGATATCTACTTAGAAGCCACTAAACCTGGTTTTGATGATAGTAATCCAAAAATCGCGTTTGCCCACGCACACACATTATCAGCAGTATTAAATACGTCTTTAAGATCGTTATCGccatttatgatttatttaactgaCGAGATTATTCCGAAAATACctgattttgaaaaaaatataatagttaatttcAATGACATAAACAATGACTTTTTTGAACTGCCAGTAAGTAGTGGTTTCAAATGTTTCAGAAACACATCTTTAGAAAATCGtgtgaaaatatttctacacACAATATCGTTAATAAGAGAAATCAAAGGATTCTACGGAATTTCAAATAAGGAAAGGCCATCTGTAGTTATTAAAACAAcggatattacattaaaagatGATGTACATAGCAATTTATTGGTGGCATTGAATTTAACTAGGTGTAGTGAAATAAGCTTTGAtgaattgaaaaacaaaaagtatgttaattcaatattaaatgagacaacagatatttttgtagaaataCCAGGAGAACATGCAGATAGCATAATATTAGAAGCTAAAACTAAgttgcaaaataaaattaagaagatagaagaaaatctattaaaactaGAATCAAAATTAACAAGtaatcattatataaataaagtacccGAAAGGATTCAGAttgaagataataaaaaaattgagatgAAGAAAGAGGAACTAAGAAGGTTACAAAGACTGATGTAG
- the LOC110997765 gene encoding macro domain-containing protein RSc0334: MELIAVNFARTPLSAFPKRCASVIHKMSSPSKWTVEKNRILSLPIEEKRQLYKSRDFVTLNQIDPWCNYVVRNKEIEAKKHNLEDLNEFRKIKLDHEKNKLLAEKVSVYCGDITKLEIDAIVNAANSRLKAGGGVDGAIHRAAGSLLQDECNSIGGCPTGDACITGGYNLPAKYIIHTVGPQDGSAPKLLSCYEKCLSFQSQYRLTSIAFPCISTGIYGFPNRLAAHIALRTARTFLENNEDLQRIIFCTFMPIDVEIYETLMQMYFPLHEWNYNDGAAVSE, translated from the exons ATGGAATTAATTGCGGTAAATTTTGCACGAACCCCATTATCTGCTTTTCCAAAACGTTGTGCGTCCGTTATACACAAGATGTCATCTCCATCTAAGTGGACTGTGGAAAAGAATCGTATTCTTAGTTTACCAATCGAAGAAAAAAGGCAATTGTATAAGTCAAGAGACTTTGTTACTTTAAATCAAATAGATCCATGGTGCAATTATGTAGTCAGGAATAAAGAGATCGAAGCCAAGAAACATAACCTGGAAGACCTCAACGAATTTCGTAAGATAAAGTTAGACCatgaaaaaaacaaactattgGCTGAAAAGGTTTCTGTATACTGTGGAGATATTACTAAACTTGag ATTGATGCCATTGTGAATGCAGCAAATTCTCGTCTTAAAGCTGGGGGTGGAGTTGATGGGGCCATACATAGAGCTGCAGGATCATTGCTTCAG GATGAATGCAATTCAATTGGAGGTTGTCCAACTGGTGATGCTTGTATAACTGGTGGATATAATCTACCAGCaaaat ATATCATTCACACAGTGGGACCACAAGATGGATCAGCCCCAAAACTTCTGTCTTGCTATGAAAAATGTCTTTCATTTCAAAGTCAGTATCGCCTAACATCCATAGCCTTTCCGTGTATTTCTACTGGAATCTATGGCTTCCCTAATCGCCTTGCCGCTCATATAGCTCTTCGTACTGCAAGGACCTTCTTAGAAAATAATGAAGATCttcaaagaattatattttgtacctTCATGCCAATTGATGTTGAGATTTATGAAACACTCATGCAGATGTACTTTCCTCTGCATGAATGGAATTACAATGATGGGGCTGCTGTTTCAGAATAA